One genomic segment of Ipomoea triloba cultivar NCNSP0323 chromosome 9, ASM357664v1 includes these proteins:
- the LOC116030667 gene encoding uncharacterized protein LOC116030667 encodes MSSSPSRVGVTTNPNASTSLRATGEVSSSAPLNPMPIRAVAALPQGLQKASGLFEDIGRPTGLHSKILAPELEEAQHLLGPAAEIYIPRDRYIFEPPSGGYVGAHLQSIRYGFRIPVSPFASLFFRYFALSPGQLLPNSHRLLTYFQTICTNYGFDLTMNLFLQFYLVIRVGTTSPSFIQISQRGDHKTFDGLVDSLKRWKPVFLFVRLSPHYHPFDFPLTWGSSFFKCLKKPPPSKDTTDSVEVLLDLGLLQVNEWSNLAALKAASLLHEGAATKGDEPELVPEEEEEVEEEGEETSGKAITDDPNALPLSQDVSSRHALLKERTRSRASSSNPIVVNDSPTRSIEPPRTRQTRRVLPPPATSSGSKHPADTPLKAPPAKKVALGLEADADEGIAQGAFPVHDWLDKVIFPKDAAYYESYSTEKIFEGVSRYLYRALAVQSEMRRRMKPLMADAELVPTLQANHQKSMKEVDDLAFRVGQLESELEA; translated from the exons ATGTCTTCTTCTCCTAGCCGTGTTGGGGTTACTACAAACCCCAACGCTTCTACGTCTCTGAGGGCAACGGGGGAAGTTTCATCTTCTGCCCCCTTAAACCCTATGCCCATTCGGGCCGTCGCTGCTCTACCCCAAGGACTTCAAAAGGCTTCGGGTCTCTTTGAAGATATTGGACGCCCGACTGGGCTTCACTCCAAGATTTTAGCCCCTGAGCTGGAAGAGGCCCAGCATTTGTTGGGCCCAGCGGCCGAAATATACATCCCGCGCGACCGCTATATTTTTGAGCCTCCTTCCGGTGGATATGTGGGAGCCCACCTCCAATCTATTCGTTACGGGTTTCGTATACCCGTAAGTCCATTTGCTTCCCTCTTCTTTCGTTACTTTGCTCTTTCCCCCGGTCAACTCCTTCCAAATTCTCACCGCCTCCTCACCTATTTCCAAACCATATGCACTAATTATGGCTTTGACCTGACCATGAACTTGTTCCTCCAATTCTATTTAGTTATTAGGGTTGGGACCACTTCCCCGAGTTTTATCCAAATTTCCCAACGGGGTGACCACAAAACTTTTGACGGACTGGTCGACTCCCTCAAGAGGTGGAAGCCAGTCTTCCTCTTTGTGCGTTTGTCTCCTCACTACCATCCCTTTGATTTTCCTTTGACCTGGGGGTCTTCCTTCTTTAAATGTCTCAAAAAGCCTCCACCTAGCAAAGATACGACCGACTCGGTCGAAGTTCTCTTGGACTTGGGCCTCCtccaagtcaatgaatggtcgAACCTTGCAGCCCTCAAAGCGGCCAGCCTTTTGCATGAAGGGGCGGCTACCAAAG GCGACGAACCAGAGCTAGTCccggaggaggaggaagaagtaGAGGAAGAGGGTGAGGAAACGAGCGGAAAAGCTATCACAGACGACCCCAACGCTCTCCCCCTTTCTCAAGACGTGTCAAGCCGCCACGCCTTGCTGAAGGAGCGCACCAGGAGTCGCGCGTCCTCCTCCAACCCTATTGTTGTCAATGACTCACCCACTCGTTCTATTGAGCCTCCGCGCACTCGCCAGACTCGCCGAGTCCTGCCTCCACCTGCCACTAGTTCTGGCTCCAAGCATCCCGCTGATACTCCTTTAAAAGCCCCTCCTGCCAAAAAGGTAGCCCTTGGGCTTGAGGCCGATGCTGACGAAGGCATCGCTCAAGGTGCCTTCCCCGTGCATGACTGGCTGGACAAGGTGATTTTTCCTAAGGACGCGGCTTATTACGAGAGCTACTCCACcgagaaaatatttgaaggcgTCTCTCGCTATTTGTACCGG GCCCTGGCTGTCCAGTCCGAAATGCGAAGGAGGATGAAGCCTCTCATGGCGGACGCGGAGTTGGTGCCGACTCTCCAAGCTAATCATCAGAAAAGCATGAAGGAGGTGGATGATCTGGCATTTCGGGTGGGTCAACTGGAGTCGGAGCTGGAAGcctag